The following are encoded together in the Spiroplasma apis B31 genome:
- the uvrC gene encoding excinuclease ABC subunit UvrC yields the protein MKLASQLKTIPEKPGCYLYFNKDDKVIYVGKAKNLKKRVNSYFNKAHNFKTTKLVREIFKLETIITDNEKESLLLEQNLIKKYKPRFNIVLNDDKSYPYIAITNEKDPMYLYTRNYDRKNKISFGPLPDGTSARNIMRTLERIYPLRRCKGNLNKPCIHYHINQCSGACFKEVDKDYYDKQIKLVQDFFDGKSTDVKEKLQQKMFLASENLQFEEAQRIKEIIRHMEFTLIQQSVDLNDNLNRDVFNYFEYDNYICFTVLFYRGGKLALKDQDIFKYEGQNIFEMMKSFVMQIYAKNILSDYIILPSEIELDDLKQLFGNKVLDENDTISKKLLDLAKKNAQEFLYQKINYSDQNVLTKDELLTELQNTLNLPKFPSHIEMYDVANILDEFVTGAMVVFKQGVPSKNDFRKYNIDIEHPDDYHRMQNMIERRYSKDKDDHGKWADLIIMDGGIIQVNAARETLNKLGINIPIIGLVKNDHHKTEYIFNHDNQKIYLEKNTQLFKMLESFQMRVHNFAISGFRKRQSNNLLKDDLVANVKGLGPTTAKKLYESFLTLKNIKAASFDELLAIIKNKQTTKNLFEYLGKEEANEK from the coding sequence ATGAAACTTGCATCACAATTAAAGACAATTCCAGAAAAACCAGGTTGTTATCTATACTTCAATAAAGACGATAAAGTCATTTATGTCGGAAAAGCTAAAAACTTAAAAAAAAGAGTGAACTCCTATTTTAATAAGGCACATAATTTTAAGACAACTAAGCTAGTTCGTGAGATTTTTAAACTTGAAACTATAATAACAGATAATGAGAAGGAGTCTCTTCTTTTAGAACAAAATTTAATAAAAAAATATAAACCAAGATTTAATATCGTATTAAATGATGATAAAAGTTATCCTTATATTGCAATAACAAATGAAAAAGACCCGATGTATTTGTATACACGTAATTATGATAGAAAAAACAAGATCTCTTTTGGTCCATTACCAGATGGGACAAGTGCTAGAAATATCATGAGAACATTAGAAAGAATTTATCCATTGCGTAGATGTAAAGGTAATTTAAATAAACCTTGTATACATTATCATATAAACCAATGCAGTGGTGCTTGCTTTAAAGAAGTAGATAAAGACTACTATGATAAACAAATTAAACTAGTTCAAGATTTCTTTGACGGAAAGTCAACTGATGTCAAAGAGAAATTACAACAAAAAATGTTTTTAGCTTCAGAAAACCTTCAGTTTGAAGAGGCTCAGAGAATCAAAGAAATAATAAGACATATGGAATTTACACTTATACAACAAAGTGTTGATTTAAATGACAATCTTAATAGAGATGTATTCAATTATTTTGAGTATGATAATTATATTTGCTTTACAGTTTTATTTTATCGCGGTGGAAAATTAGCCCTTAAGGATCAAGATATATTCAAATACGAAGGCCAAAACATTTTCGAAATGATGAAAAGTTTTGTGATGCAAATTTATGCAAAAAATATATTATCAGACTACATTATCCTACCTTCTGAAATAGAGTTGGATGATCTTAAACAATTATTTGGAAACAAGGTACTTGATGAAAATGACACTATATCTAAAAAACTTTTAGATCTAGCTAAAAAGAATGCTCAAGAATTTTTATATCAAAAAATTAATTATAGTGATCAAAATGTTTTAACAAAAGATGAATTGTTAACAGAATTGCAAAACACTTTAAACCTACCCAAATTCCCATCTCATATAGAAATGTACGACGTAGCAAATATTCTAGATGAGTTCGTAACTGGTGCAATGGTTGTTTTCAAACAAGGTGTTCCAAGTAAGAATGATTTTAGAAAATACAATATTGATATTGAACACCCTGACGATTATCACAGAATGCAAAATATGATAGAACGTAGATACTCTAAGGATAAAGATGATCATGGTAAGTGAGCAGACTTAATAATTATGGATGGGGGTATTATTCAAGTAAACGCAGCAAGAGAAACACTTAATAAACTTGGTATCAACATACCTATAATTGGTCTTGTTAAAAATGACCACCATAAAACAGAATATATTTTCAACCACGATAATCAGAAAATTTATCTTGAAAAAAATACACAATTATTTAAAATGTTAGAAAGTTTTCAAATGAGAGTGCATAATTTTGCAATCTCTGGATTTAGAAAAAGACAATCCAATAACCTATTGAAGGATGATTTGGTTGCTAATGTAAAAGGTCTAGGTCCAACAACTGCTAAAAAGCTTTATGAAAGTTTTCTGACTTTGAAAAATATTAAGGCTGCTAGTTTTGATGAATTATTAGCGATTATAAAAAATAAACAAACAACAAAAAACTTATTTGAATATTTAGGTAAGGAAGAAGCAAATGAAAAATAA
- a CDS encoding metal-sensitive transcriptional regulator — protein MAKTNREEKLKLDLIKQLKIINGQVTGLINQIENDKYCIDIINQVNAVRASLHSVSKKLITDHIDGCVKSDKNNEKYIEEIKNLIDKISR, from the coding sequence ATGGCAAAAACTAATAGAGAAGAAAAATTAAAGTTAGATTTAATTAAACAATTAAAAATTATTAACGGACAAGTAACAGGTCTTATTAATCAAATTGAAAATGATAAGTACTGCATTGATATAATCAACCAAGTTAATGCGGTTAGAGCCTCTTTACACTCTGTTTCAAAAAAATTAATCACAGATCACATTGATGGTTGTGTAAAAAGTGATAAAAATAATGAAAAATATATTGAGGAAATAAAAAATTTAATTGATAAGATTTCAAGATAA
- a CDS encoding heavy metal translocating P-type ATPase, translating to MKREFSLEGMSCTNCAKTINNSLSKSQGIKKVRVSLPLKSLIVECDEEINSEHIIDLVRKLGYKAEEKTGSFETKLWDREAKSYLIRFILAATLTFPLLLGMFLGLFKYESTLTAMLNNPIYQLITIIIIEFFIGYTFFISSYYSIINKKLNMNILVVLSTTLAIALSIYKSIKNNWTYIHGDHLFFETAGTIITLILLGKLLESLAKNKAKSSMDLISKLVPQKVLKKKNNEIIECSLNDLILNDIVIVKNGMLVPIDGKVINGEGWADNSIITGESKPIHIANNYNIFAGTTLVEGYIEILFEKKQEDFMINRIVDLLKNAQSNDIAIQKLVDKITAYFVPFLIMLAIVTFLGWVLYDKYVSERAILNAITTLIIACPCALGLASPIAIIVGSSKAAQNNILFKNGDVIEKLAKANVFVFDKTGTLTHGNIKINSINIKNDTFDKDYILSLLKSLEMKSSHPIAKALINELPNYKTFPVENFTTHTSKGLSGIVNEHKIKVGSNNWLLDKEKPYNKSDNKYFSILNLVIDEVYCGYLELSDTLRENSSTLIEKLNKFKIKTILLSGDDAKPVEYIANMTNIKEYHSKKTVLEKEKIIESLKQEKNTVVMVGDGVNDALALKKADIGITLSSSLDIALEVSDIIITSEDILLIIKAIKIAKKTHFKIKTNLFWAFIYNILSLPLAAFGLLLPQIAAATMMLSSLSVVINSLYFNTKKLS from the coding sequence ATGAAAAGAGAATTCTCCCTCGAAGGTATGAGTTGTACTAATTGTGCAAAAACAATCAATAACTCTCTTTCTAAAAGTCAAGGCATTAAAAAAGTAAGAGTATCATTACCACTCAAATCTTTAATCGTTGAGTGTGATGAGGAAATCAATAGCGAGCACATAATAGATTTAGTTAGAAAACTAGGTTATAAAGCTGAAGAAAAAACTGGAAGTTTTGAAACAAAACTATGAGATAGGGAAGCAAAGTCCTATTTGATAAGATTCATTTTGGCTGCCACTTTAACCTTTCCTTTATTATTAGGAATGTTTTTAGGTTTATTTAAGTATGAGAGTACTTTAACTGCTATGTTAAATAATCCAATTTATCAGCTTATTACAATTATAATAATAGAGTTTTTTATTGGTTATACATTCTTTATTTCATCATATTATTCGATCATCAATAAAAAACTAAATATGAATATTTTAGTAGTATTAAGCACAACTTTAGCGATTGCATTGAGCATATATAAATCAATTAAAAATAATTGAACATATATTCATGGAGATCATTTATTCTTCGAAACTGCTGGAACAATAATTACATTAATTTTATTGGGGAAATTATTAGAAAGTCTTGCTAAGAATAAAGCAAAAAGCTCTATGGATTTGATTTCAAAGTTGGTCCCACAAAAAGTTTTGAAAAAAAAGAATAATGAAATAATTGAATGTTCTTTAAATGATTTAATATTAAATGATATAGTTATTGTTAAAAATGGTATGTTAGTTCCAATTGATGGAAAAGTAATCAATGGCGAAGGGTGAGCCGATAATTCTATTATAACTGGTGAATCTAAACCCATTCATATAGCAAATAATTATAATATTTTTGCTGGCACCACTTTGGTAGAGGGCTATATTGAAATACTATTTGAAAAAAAACAAGAAGATTTTATGATAAATAGAATAGTAGATTTATTAAAGAATGCTCAATCTAATGACATTGCCATCCAAAAGCTTGTTGATAAAATTACGGCATATTTCGTACCTTTCTTGATAATGTTAGCCATTGTAACGTTTCTTGGCTGAGTTCTATATGATAAATATGTTTCAGAGAGAGCCATTTTAAATGCAATTACCACTTTGATTATTGCTTGTCCTTGTGCACTTGGACTTGCATCGCCAATAGCTATTATAGTCGGATCTAGTAAAGCAGCACAAAATAATATTTTGTTCAAAAACGGCGATGTTATTGAAAAATTGGCAAAAGCAAATGTTTTTGTATTTGACAAAACAGGTACTTTAACTCATGGAAATATTAAAATCAACTCAATTAATATCAAAAATGACACTTTTGATAAAGACTATATTTTGAGCTTATTAAAATCCCTAGAAATGAAATCTTCACATCCTATTGCTAAAGCATTAATAAATGAGCTACCTAATTACAAGACTTTTCCTGTAGAAAATTTTACAACCCATACATCAAAGGGTTTAAGTGGGATAGTCAATGAACATAAAATAAAAGTAGGATCAAACAATTGACTATTAGATAAAGAAAAACCTTATAATAAGTCAGATAATAAATACTTCTCGATATTAAATTTAGTTATTGATGAAGTATATTGTGGATATTTAGAATTAAGTGATACTCTAAGAGAAAACTCAAGTACGTTAATTGAAAAACTTAACAAATTTAAAATAAAAACAATTTTATTATCAGGAGATGATGCAAAACCGGTTGAATATATTGCAAATATGACTAATATTAAAGAATATCACAGTAAAAAAACAGTTCTTGAAAAAGAAAAGATTATAGAGAGTTTAAAACAAGAAAAAAACACTGTAGTAATGGTTGGAGATGGAGTGAATGATGCTTTAGCATTAAAAAAGGCTGATATAGGTATTACTCTATCTAGTTCGCTAGACATTGCTTTAGAAGTTAGTGATATCATAATAACAAGTGAAGACATTTTACTAATAATTAAGGCTATCAAAATAGCTAAAAAAACACACTTTAAAATAAAAACCAACTTATTTTGAGCTTTTATTTATAATATTTTAAGTCTACCTCTTGCTGCTTTTGGTCTTTTATTGCCTCAAATAGCAGCTGCTACTATGATGTTATCGTCTTTGTCGGTGGTTATAAATTCACTTTACTTTAATACAAAAAAACTCTCGTAA
- the greA gene encoding transcription elongation factor GreA — MTDKDIILTEEGLKELKEELTHLINVVRPQVIEELVEARAQGDLSENADYDAARNRQAEVEARIKEVEAMLSKAKIIESSDKKTFEVKIGSKVTFMNTKTKKISTVKIVGAIEADPFEHKISNESPLAKAMIGRSVGDTMEIRELKEPYKITIEEIS, encoded by the coding sequence ATGACAGATAAAGATATTATATTAACTGAGGAAGGTCTTAAGGAACTTAAAGAAGAATTAACTCATTTGATTAATGTAGTAAGACCACAAGTAATCGAAGAACTAGTTGAAGCACGTGCTCAAGGAGATCTTTCTGAAAATGCAGATTATGATGCGGCAAGAAATAGACAAGCAGAAGTTGAAGCTCGTATTAAAGAAGTTGAAGCTATGCTTTCAAAGGCTAAAATCATTGAAAGTTCAGATAAAAAAACATTTGAAGTTAAAATTGGAAGCAAAGTAACTTTTATGAATACAAAAACGAAAAAAATATCAACTGTTAAAATCGTAGGTGCGATTGAGGCAGATCCTTTTGAACATAAAATTTCAAATGAATCTCCATTAGCTAAAGCAATGATTGGTAGATCAGTTGGAGATACAATGGAAATCCGTGAATTAAAAGAACCATACAAAATAACAATTGAAGAAATTTCTTAA
- the rsmI gene encoding 16S rRNA (cytidine(1402)-2'-O)-methyltransferase, whose amino-acid sequence MLSIQKTYKNSWPTLFMVGTPIGNLSDISHRAIEVLKKVDIIYCEDTRDSQKLLKSLKITKPLKALHKFNEHEKLEEIKNDLILQKNIAIISDAGVPGISDPGTQIINALKIDETLNFNVTAVNVGPAYIHAAIMSSFNFYENIFLGFLDKKSKAQESKIVDLITFLNDKNYKAVITIYESVHRIISTINFLNQILNGDTKIAVVREITKLNEEVILGTIDEVSNYMNSNDFICKGEFVIVIDKNASLSSITSKETDFRGEIIKLVEQGISKKEAIKSVSKKYKLNKTDLYNDFHKK is encoded by the coding sequence ATGTTAAGTATTCAAAAAACATATAAGAATAGTTGACCAACGTTATTTATGGTAGGTACCCCAATAGGAAATTTAAGTGACATTTCTCACAGGGCGATAGAAGTACTTAAAAAAGTAGACATCATTTATTGTGAGGACACACGAGATAGTCAAAAATTACTAAAAAGTTTAAAGATAACCAAACCTTTAAAAGCACTTCATAAATTTAACGAACATGAAAAACTAGAAGAAATTAAAAATGACTTAATTTTGCAAAAAAATATTGCGATTATAAGTGATGCAGGGGTACCAGGTATTTCTGATCCTGGAACCCAAATAATTAATGCTCTTAAAATTGATGAAACTTTAAACTTTAATGTCACAGCTGTTAATGTAGGTCCTGCTTATATTCATGCAGCGATAATGTCAAGTTTTAACTTTTACGAAAATATTTTTTTAGGTTTTTTAGATAAAAAAAGTAAGGCGCAAGAAAGTAAAATAGTTGACTTAATAACGTTTTTAAACGACAAGAATTATAAAGCGGTGATTACAATATATGAGTCTGTACACCGTATAATTTCAACAATTAATTTTTTGAACCAAATACTGAACGGTGACACTAAAATCGCTGTCGTAAGAGAAATAACTAAGCTTAATGAAGAAGTTATTTTAGGTACCATTGATGAAGTATCCAACTATATGAACTCAAATGATTTCATATGTAAAGGAGAATTTGTAATTGTCATTGACAAAAATGCCTCATTAAGTTCAATTACTTCAAAAGAAACTGACTTTCGAGGTGAAATAATAAAATTAGTTGAACAAGGAATATCAAAAAAAGAAGCTATTAAGTCAGTATCAAAAAAATATAAACTAAATAAAACAGATTTGTATAATGATTTTCATAAAAAATAG
- a CDS encoding heavy-metal-associated domain-containing protein produces the protein MKEIQVTLTNIKCEGCVKKIKKLVKKEKDFVITHVDPETKVATINYDESKISLSDIKLILKKIGYM, from the coding sequence ATGAAAGAAATTCAAGTTACATTAACAAATATAAAATGTGAGGGTTGTGTAAAGAAAATAAAAAAATTAGTAAAAAAAGAGAAAGACTTTGTTATTACCCATGTCGATCCAGAAACAAAAGTAGCTACCATTAATTATGATGAGTCTAAAATAAGCTTAAGTGATATAAAACTAATTTTAAAGAAGATAGGTTATATGTAA
- a CDS encoding MATE family efflux transporter, producing the protein MKNNKDKSKLKTSKNDVIVFEKIKVPFWKVEDLKDITKMAIPIFVQLLFNIIIAQINLIAINWYDGGVYSEAVSKAVLSYNTLQFIPSLISTGTIVVAGNLIGQGRKDEVSRVVVSGLIVNLMITSIIFVFIESFAEQIVKLMEAKDTPIIGANTYEKSELHFVSKYYRFLNINLVLLSVTQVFVAGLQSMKKSLHVTIGAILANVIDLIVVMVILYATNVNPVYSALSLTVTGIFQSIYMMFMNFKFIDFKINKKKQLSWKYSVETIKTGLPITIEMGVWNLCNFATGIAIAKLSTNAPISNEFSWLVLHRDANNIGQYSAAFIQAMGTVTSVFVARKIGANDRQGAYETGINCWKAAIYATIISNIVMICLSWPMLKLLNTPTEYIWPWGITLLLIFSVKLLVDTVNMTLLRALWSAGDLWYPIIISFITMGIGMVAIPFTIVYAFNAVGGFGLIFVYLGIIVDPLTRSIIYIIRWLKGKWQNYIHIID; encoded by the coding sequence ATGAAAAATAATAAAGACAAATCAAAACTTAAGACATCTAAGAATGATGTTATTGTTTTTGAAAAAATAAAAGTACCTTTTTGAAAAGTTGAAGACTTAAAAGATATAACAAAGATGGCAATTCCTATCTTTGTGCAATTATTATTCAATATAATCATTGCCCAAATAAATTTAATAGCTATAAATTGATATGATGGTGGTGTTTACTCTGAAGCTGTTTCAAAAGCAGTGTTAAGTTATAATACGTTACAGTTCATTCCAAGTTTAATCTCGACAGGAACAATCGTAGTAGCAGGTAATTTGATTGGTCAAGGCAGAAAAGACGAAGTTTCTAGAGTAGTGGTATCTGGACTAATAGTAAATTTAATGATAACTTCAATAATTTTTGTTTTTATTGAATCATTTGCAGAGCAAATTGTGAAATTAATGGAAGCAAAAGACACTCCTATAATAGGTGCTAACACATATGAAAAAAGTGAATTACACTTTGTATCAAAATATTATCGCTTTTTGAACATAAATTTAGTGTTGTTATCAGTAACCCAAGTATTTGTAGCTGGCCTTCAATCTATGAAGAAAAGCTTACACGTTACTATTGGTGCGATACTAGCAAATGTGATTGATTTGATAGTAGTAATGGTGATTCTATATGCTACTAATGTCAACCCCGTTTATAGTGCGCTTTCATTAACTGTAACTGGGATTTTTCAATCTATATATATGATGTTTATGAATTTTAAGTTTATAGATTTTAAAATTAATAAGAAAAAACAATTAAGCTGAAAATACTCAGTTGAAACTATTAAAACTGGTTTACCAATAACAATCGAAATGGGTGTTTGAAATTTATGTAACTTTGCGACAGGAATCGCAATAGCTAAACTATCAACAAATGCACCAATCAGTAATGAATTTTCATGATTAGTGTTGCATCGTGACGCGAATAATATCGGACAATATTCTGCCGCTTTTATACAAGCTATGGGAACGGTTACATCAGTGTTTGTAGCCAGAAAAATTGGTGCAAATGATCGACAAGGAGCTTATGAAACTGGTATAAATTGTTGAAAGGCAGCTATTTATGCCACAATAATATCTAATATTGTGATGATTTGTCTATCGTGGCCGATGTTAAAACTACTAAATACACCAACCGAATATATTTGACCTTGAGGAATTACATTACTTTTAATATTCTCTGTAAAACTTTTAGTTGATACTGTAAATATGACTTTATTAAGAGCTTTGTGAAGTGCTGGTGATTTATGATATCCAATAATAATATCATTTATAACTATGGGTATTGGTATGGTTGCTATACCATTTACCATTGTCTATGCTTTTAATGCTGTTGGTGGATTTGGATTAATATTTGTTTATTTAGGAATAATTGTAGACCCTCTAACAAGGTCTATAATTTACATAATAAGATGATTAAAAGGAAAATGACAAAATTATATACATATTATTGATTAA